Proteins encoded by one window of Cystobacter ferrugineus:
- a CDS encoding PQQ-dependent sugar dehydrogenase, whose amino-acid sequence MKTWKNACLLAAALLAACSHSPQNPDGTPDGNPGPALPAPDTNHDVKNYSRVIGWPEGRTPVAPEGFVVTKYAEGLRNPRWLYVLPNGDVLVAEASTEPKSQGALREAQRSGKAESQQIGNSANRITLLRDTDGDGAPDVREIFLQGLKQPLGMLLLGDQFYVANTDGLWRYPYEAGRTSIVGAGQKLLELPAGGYNNHWTRNLLANADGSKIYVSVGSASNVAEHGIEEERRRANILEVNPDGSGERIYASGLRNPVGMGWAPGTSTLWTVVNERDYLGDDLVPDYLTGVEEGGFYGWPYAYFGMNEDPRLAGQRPDLVSQTLVPDVALGAHTASLGLAFYTGNAFPEKYRGGAFIGQHGSWNRSELSGYKVVFVPFQDGRPSGESEDFLTGFIANREKSEVYGRPVGLVVLPDGALLVADDASNTVWRVAPRR is encoded by the coding sequence AGAACCCGGATGGCACTCCGGACGGCAACCCAGGCCCCGCGCTTCCCGCCCCCGACACGAACCACGACGTGAAGAACTACAGCCGGGTCATCGGCTGGCCGGAGGGCAGGACGCCCGTGGCCCCGGAGGGGTTCGTGGTGACGAAGTACGCCGAGGGCCTGCGCAATCCCCGCTGGCTCTACGTGCTGCCCAACGGCGACGTGCTGGTGGCCGAGGCCAGCACCGAGCCCAAGAGCCAGGGCGCGCTCCGGGAGGCTCAGCGCTCGGGCAAGGCCGAGTCCCAGCAGATCGGCAACAGCGCCAACCGCATCACGCTCCTGCGTGACACCGACGGCGATGGGGCTCCGGACGTGCGGGAGATCTTCCTGCAGGGGCTGAAGCAGCCGCTGGGCATGCTGCTGCTCGGGGACCAGTTCTACGTCGCCAACACGGACGGGCTCTGGCGCTACCCGTACGAGGCGGGGCGGACCTCCATCGTGGGCGCGGGCCAGAAGCTGCTGGAGCTGCCCGCGGGTGGGTACAACAACCACTGGACGCGCAACCTGCTGGCCAACGCGGACGGCTCGAAGATCTACGTGTCGGTGGGCTCGGCCAGCAACGTCGCCGAGCACGGCATCGAGGAGGAGCGGCGCCGCGCGAACATCCTGGAGGTGAATCCCGATGGCAGCGGCGAGCGCATCTACGCGAGCGGCCTGCGCAACCCCGTGGGCATGGGGTGGGCGCCCGGGACGAGCACGCTGTGGACCGTGGTCAACGAGCGTGACTACCTCGGGGATGACCTGGTGCCGGACTACCTGACGGGGGTCGAGGAGGGGGGCTTCTACGGCTGGCCCTACGCCTACTTCGGCATGAACGAGGATCCCCGGCTCGCCGGACAGCGGCCGGACCTGGTGAGCCAGACGCTGGTGCCGGACGTGGCGCTGGGCGCGCACACCGCCTCGCTGGGGCTCGCCTTCTACACGGGCAATGCCTTCCCCGAGAAGTACCGGGGCGGCGCGTTCATCGGGCAGCACGGCTCGTGGAACCGCTCCGAGCTGTCCGGCTACAAGGTCGTCTTCGTGCCCTTCCAGGACGGCCGCCCGAGCGGTGAGTCCGAGGACTTCCTGACGGGCTTCATCGCCAACCGCGAGAAGTCCGAGGTGTATGGCCGGCCGGTGGGGCTCGTGGTGCTGCCCGACGGGGCCTTGCTGGTGGCGGATGACGCGAGCAACACCGTCTGGCGTGTCGCGCCCCGCCGCTGA